One region of Miscanthus floridulus cultivar M001 chromosome 19, ASM1932011v1, whole genome shotgun sequence genomic DNA includes:
- the LOC136529892 gene encoding uncharacterized protein isoform X1: MRGWTPAMGASAALGAGAGASEQPGRRRRPGWPREAEERAGGRGSGPAGLAAWPPLAPRVPATRARVAPGTAAPPRGWAPAMGASASEQPGPASQPPFQSLRRLSWELIARWIFFIFIELKIAPQPIEALVTFEPIYF; encoded by the exons ATGCGCGGGTGGACCCCGGCGATGGGTGCGAGCGCGGCGCTGGGCGCGGGTGCCGGCGCGAGCGAGCAGCCcggtcgccgtcgccgccccGGCTGGCCGCGGGAGGCCGAGGAGCGCGCGGGCGGGCGTGGCTCGGGTCCCGCTGGCCTTGCCGCCTGGCCACCGCTGGCGCCGCGGGTGCCGGCGACCCGGGCGAGGGTAGCCCCCGGCACGGCAGCGCCCCCGCGCGGGTGGGCTCCGGCGATGGGTGCGAGCGCGAGCGAGCAGCCCGGCCCCGCCAGCCAGCCGCCGTTCCAGTCGCTGCGCAGATTAag CTGGGAGCTAATAGCTAGATGGattttcttcatcttcattgaATTGAAG ATTGCTCCCCAGCCAATTGAAGCGCTAGTCACATTTGAACCAATTTATTTTTAg
- the LOC136529892 gene encoding uncharacterized protein isoform X2 — MRGWTPAMGASAALGAGAGASEQPGRRRRPGWPREAEERAGGRGSGPAGLAAWPPLAPRVPATRARVAPGTAAPPRGWAPAMGASASEQPGPASQPPFQSLRRLSWELIARWIFFIFIELKTMAKSSLAQGVLES; from the exons ATGCGCGGGTGGACCCCGGCGATGGGTGCGAGCGCGGCGCTGGGCGCGGGTGCCGGCGCGAGCGAGCAGCCcggtcgccgtcgccgccccGGCTGGCCGCGGGAGGCCGAGGAGCGCGCGGGCGGGCGTGGCTCGGGTCCCGCTGGCCTTGCCGCCTGGCCACCGCTGGCGCCGCGGGTGCCGGCGACCCGGGCGAGGGTAGCCCCCGGCACGGCAGCGCCCCCGCGCGGGTGGGCTCCGGCGATGGGTGCGAGCGCGAGCGAGCAGCCCGGCCCCGCCAGCCAGCCGCCGTTCCAGTCGCTGCGCAGATTAag CTGGGAGCTAATAGCTAGATGGattttcttcatcttcattgaATTGAAG ACAatggcaaaatcaagtttggctCAAGGAGTATTAGAGAGCTAG
- the LOC136529892 gene encoding uncharacterized protein isoform X3: MRGWTPAMGASAALGAGAGASEQPGRRRRPGWPREAEERAGGRGSGPAGLAAWPPLAPRVPATRARVAPGTAAPPRGWAPAMGASASEQPGPASQPPFQSLRRLSWELIARWIFFIFIELKVTGGC; this comes from the exons ATGCGCGGGTGGACCCCGGCGATGGGTGCGAGCGCGGCGCTGGGCGCGGGTGCCGGCGCGAGCGAGCAGCCcggtcgccgtcgccgccccGGCTGGCCGCGGGAGGCCGAGGAGCGCGCGGGCGGGCGTGGCTCGGGTCCCGCTGGCCTTGCCGCCTGGCCACCGCTGGCGCCGCGGGTGCCGGCGACCCGGGCGAGGGTAGCCCCCGGCACGGCAGCGCCCCCGCGCGGGTGGGCTCCGGCGATGGGTGCGAGCGCGAGCGAGCAGCCCGGCCCCGCCAGCCAGCCGCCGTTCCAGTCGCTGCGCAGATTAag CTGGGAGCTAATAGCTAGATGGattttcttcatcttcattgaATTGAAG gtgacaggcggatgctag
- the LOC136529892 gene encoding uncharacterized protein isoform X4, producing the protein MRGWTPAMGASAALGAGAGASEQPGRRRRPGWPREAEERAGGRGSGPAGLAAWPPLAPRVPATRARVAPGTAAPPRGWAPAMGASASEQPGPASQPPFQSLRRLSWELIARWIFFIFIELKVKV; encoded by the exons ATGCGCGGGTGGACCCCGGCGATGGGTGCGAGCGCGGCGCTGGGCGCGGGTGCCGGCGCGAGCGAGCAGCCcggtcgccgtcgccgccccGGCTGGCCGCGGGAGGCCGAGGAGCGCGCGGGCGGGCGTGGCTCGGGTCCCGCTGGCCTTGCCGCCTGGCCACCGCTGGCGCCGCGGGTGCCGGCGACCCGGGCGAGGGTAGCCCCCGGCACGGCAGCGCCCCCGCGCGGGTGGGCTCCGGCGATGGGTGCGAGCGCGAGCGAGCAGCCCGGCCCCGCCAGCCAGCCGCCGTTCCAGTCGCTGCGCAGATTAag CTGGGAGCTAATAGCTAGATGGattttcttcatcttcattgaATTGAAG GTGAAGGTCTGA
- the LOC136529892 gene encoding uncharacterized protein isoform X5 translates to MRGWTPAMGASAALGAGAGASEQPGRRRRPGWPREAEERAGGRGSGPAGLAAWPPLAPRVPATRARVAPGTAAPPRGWAPAMGASASEQPGPASQPPFQSLRRLSWELIARWIFFIFIELKVR, encoded by the exons ATGCGCGGGTGGACCCCGGCGATGGGTGCGAGCGCGGCGCTGGGCGCGGGTGCCGGCGCGAGCGAGCAGCCcggtcgccgtcgccgccccGGCTGGCCGCGGGAGGCCGAGGAGCGCGCGGGCGGGCGTGGCTCGGGTCCCGCTGGCCTTGCCGCCTGGCCACCGCTGGCGCCGCGGGTGCCGGCGACCCGGGCGAGGGTAGCCCCCGGCACGGCAGCGCCCCCGCGCGGGTGGGCTCCGGCGATGGGTGCGAGCGCGAGCGAGCAGCCCGGCCCCGCCAGCCAGCCGCCGTTCCAGTCGCTGCGCAGATTAag CTGGGAGCTAATAGCTAGATGGattttcttcatcttcattgaATTGAAG gtacgatga